In one window of Streptomyces sp. FXJ1.172 DNA:
- a CDS encoding DUF6114 domain-containing protein — translation MSAETSAAAPGQFTRRRLQFRAWRGTRPFWAGLFVLLGGFPIMYFPYAHLQLGHLTLAMATTAGAGSLIIGVLLIVLGISLWFQKHVRVFAGVAAILLALVSIPVSNFGGFVLGFLFALIGGAMAVAWAPGAPPQPQPPAEAAPGEGGAPQTAPLPEQGVDQSPAEAYQGFGENDLSGTSPANGANGRHSAG, via the coding sequence ATGAGCGCCGAGACTTCTGCCGCCGCACCCGGCCAGTTCACCCGCCGACGGCTGCAGTTCCGCGCCTGGCGGGGCACCCGTCCGTTCTGGGCCGGGCTGTTCGTCTTGCTCGGCGGCTTTCCGATCATGTACTTCCCGTACGCCCACCTCCAGCTCGGGCATCTGACGCTGGCGATGGCGACGACCGCGGGAGCCGGATCCCTGATCATCGGCGTGCTGCTGATCGTCCTGGGCATCAGCCTCTGGTTCCAGAAGCACGTACGGGTCTTCGCGGGAGTCGCCGCGATCCTGCTGGCGCTGGTGTCCATCCCCGTGTCCAACTTCGGCGGCTTCGTCCTGGGCTTCCTCTTCGCCCTCATCGGCGGAGCGATGGCCGTGGCCTGGGCGCCGGGCGCGCCGCCGCAGCCGCAGCCGCCGGCCGAGGCGGCCCCGGGTGAGGGCGGTGCCCCGCAGACCGCGCCGCTGCCCGAGCAGGGCGTGGACCAGAGCCCCGCCGAGGCGTACCAGGGGTTCGGGGAGAACGACCTGTCAGGAACGAGCCCGGCGAACGGGGCGAACGGGAGGCACAGTGCCGGCTGA